From Solibacillus isronensis, the proteins below share one genomic window:
- a CDS encoding YtxH domain-containing protein, whose product MTQTSYNNLSTTTENDNNGKLLRGMVIGAVIGGALSMLDSNTRNKVTETTKNMKDSTMDMYSQVKNNPSEVKDDLQERLKSASSVLKDAISDAQNLYEKVNENIILPVTMVKDESSEILSHAKEATTDLKDIGGKVKEAGEEVKGGSNG is encoded by the coding sequence ATGACACAAACTTCGTATAACAATTTATCGACAACAACAGAAAATGATAATAATGGTAAGCTTTTAAGAGGAATGGTAATCGGGGCAGTTATTGGTGGTGCGCTTTCAATGCTTGACTCAAATACAAGAAATAAAGTAACTGAGACAACCAAAAATATGAAGGATTCGACAATGGATATGTACAGCCAAGTTAAAAACAATCCTTCAGAAGTAAAGGATGACTTGCAAGAGCGACTGAAATCCGCTTCTTCCGTTTTGAAGGACGCTATAAGCGATGCTCAAAATCTTTATGAAAAAGTAAACGAGAATATTATTCTCCCAGTTACTATGGTAAAGGACGAGTCTAGTGAAATTCTTTCACATGCCAAAGAAGCTACAACGGATTTAAAAGACATCGGTGGGAAAGTGAAAGAAGCCGGCGAAGAAGTGAAGGGTGGCAGTAATGGGTAA
- a CDS encoding carbon starvation CstA family protein, whose translation MYTLLGSITLLIVGYIIYGKFIEKVFIVNDATPTPAYTKADNLDYMPMPAWKGWMIQLLNIAGLGPIYGAIAGALYGPVAMIWIVFGCIFAGAVHDYFAGMLSLRHGGAQFPALVQRYLGKVMRVFTDIVSVVLMVLVAAAFTAGPAAVLSSKLGITFMTALIAIFIYFLLAAILPINQIIGRIYPIFGAVLIIMAGAVLVSLVTSGIAIPEVSLTNMHPNDLPVWPLLMITISCGAISGFHSTQSPIISRTIKKESEGRKVFYGAMIGEGVIALIWCAAGMSFYGGTEGLLPKISEIGAGGVVDEISIALLGTFGSILAILGIVILPITTGDTSLRSARMIVLDFLGSRFSKNSTTPILATVAVAAPAFFLSTIDYQFLWRYVGMTNQMVATVMLWVATSYLLKSGKFHWIAGLPALFMTSVVFVYLMVAPEGFALAYETGVVIGLSFTVLVSFIYIYQIFKHKAFTNPVFLTEK comes from the coding sequence ATGTATACACTTCTTGGTTCGATTACTCTATTAATTGTAGGGTATATCATATATGGAAAGTTTATTGAAAAGGTGTTTATTGTTAATGATGCAACGCCGACCCCAGCTTATACAAAAGCTGATAATTTAGATTATATGCCCATGCCTGCCTGGAAGGGCTGGATGATTCAATTATTAAATATCGCAGGGCTTGGACCTATTTACGGTGCCATTGCAGGTGCACTGTATGGACCCGTTGCCATGATTTGGATCGTATTTGGTTGTATTTTTGCCGGTGCCGTTCATGACTATTTTGCAGGGATGTTATCATTACGTCATGGAGGCGCACAATTCCCAGCACTTGTTCAACGTTATTTAGGTAAAGTAATGCGTGTCTTCACTGATATCGTTTCAGTAGTATTAATGGTTTTAGTAGCAGCTGCCTTTACTGCAGGACCTGCTGCTGTTCTTTCGTCAAAATTAGGAATTACATTTATGACAGCACTTATTGCGATTTTCATCTACTTCTTATTAGCAGCAATTTTACCGATCAATCAAATTATCGGTCGTATTTATCCAATATTTGGTGCAGTTTTAATCATTATGGCTGGTGCGGTATTAGTATCACTAGTCACTTCAGGTATTGCGATTCCTGAAGTATCTTTAACTAATATGCATCCGAATGATTTACCGGTTTGGCCATTATTAATGATCACGATTTCTTGTGGCGCAATCTCTGGCTTCCACTCTACACAAAGCCCGATAATTTCAAGAACAATCAAGAAAGAATCGGAAGGTCGTAAAGTCTTCTACGGTGCCATGATTGGTGAAGGTGTCATTGCATTAATTTGGTGTGCGGCTGGTATGAGTTTCTATGGCGGTACAGAAGGATTATTACCAAAAATCTCCGAAATTGGTGCAGGTGGTGTAGTAGACGAAATTTCAATTGCATTACTTGGTACATTTGGTAGTATTTTAGCAATATTGGGGATTGTAATTTTACCAATTACAACAGGTGATACTTCACTACGTTCAGCACGCATGATTGTGTTAGACTTTTTAGGCTCTCGTTTTTCAAAAAATAGTACAACACCAATTTTAGCAACAGTTGCAGTTGCAGCACCCGCATTTTTCCTATCAACAATTGATTATCAATTCTTATGGCGTTATGTAGGGATGACGAATCAAATGGTTGCAACAGTTATGCTTTGGGTTGCAACATCGTATTTATTGAAATCAGGCAAGTTCCACTGGATTGCAGGTTTACCAGCCCTATTCATGACCTCTGTAGTATTTGTATACTTAATGGTAGCGCCAGAAGGATTTGCGCTTGCTTATGAAACAGGTGTCGTCATTGGTTTAAGCTTTACAGTCCTAGTTTCTTTCATTTATATTTATCAAATCTTTAAGCATAAAGCTTTTACAAATCCGGTATTTTTAACAGAGAAATAA
- a CDS encoding histidinol-phosphatase produces MENNKLNIKRQRNNNNNNNNNNNNNNEFEFGEDFNFENLNYQNQNNRNNNNNNNFNKNNKNNNKNK; encoded by the coding sequence ATGGAAAATAATAAACTTAATATTAAACGTCAGCGAAATAACAACAACAACAACAACAACAACAACAACAATAATAATGAATTTGAATTCGGTGAAGATTTCAACTTCGAAAATTTAAATTATCAAAATCAAAATAATCGCAACAATAATAACAACAATAACTTCAATAAGAATAACAAAAATAATAACAAGAATAAGTAA
- the ptsP gene encoding phosphoenolpyruvate--protein phosphotransferase, with the protein MKIQGIAAASGISIAKIVKFESVALLDQTEIGTTVQELAKLTQAIDDSKIDLQQLEAQTAERLGASEAEVFGAHLLVLQDPEYIGAIEALIQEGSGATQAIEAVQNQFMALFLALDDEYMKERAADVNDVSQRLMRKVTGTNESVSDYIEPTILVAHDLTPSDTAKLNAEFTRGFITEKGGKTSHSAIFARSLQIPAIVGATGIISEVQNGDIAIMNGETGEIFINPTAEQLEHYEALSKAQLEKRQGLQALLHENTVTKDGHHVELAANIGSLDDAKKALEQGAEGVGLFRTEFLYLERDTAPTEQEQFEIYRDVLTVMGERPVVVRTLDIGGDKAIPYLNMPKEDNPFLGLRAIRLCFANEELFRTQLRALLRASSFGNLKIMFPMISSIDEFRQARQWLDEEKEALIEQDVEVSDFEIGIMVEIPSAAILSPVFAKEVDFFSIGTNDLIQYTLAADRMNETISHLYEPFHPAIVSLVKLVIDSAHAQGKWVGMCGEMAGDFAAIPLLVALGLDEFSMSAPSVLAARKQINSLSKDALQEKLQQTYQQSTAEGIRAIWH; encoded by the coding sequence ATGAAAATCCAAGGAATTGCCGCTGCAAGTGGAATTTCGATTGCAAAAATCGTAAAATTTGAGTCTGTTGCATTACTTGACCAAACAGAAATTGGCACAACTGTTCAGGAGTTAGCTAAGCTAACGCAAGCAATAGACGATTCAAAAATCGATTTACAGCAGCTTGAAGCCCAAACAGCTGAACGTTTAGGAGCATCTGAGGCAGAAGTTTTCGGTGCACATTTACTTGTATTACAGGACCCTGAATATATTGGTGCGATTGAAGCACTTATTCAAGAGGGAAGCGGTGCTACACAGGCGATTGAAGCGGTTCAAAATCAATTTATGGCGCTTTTCTTAGCACTTGATGATGAGTATATGAAGGAACGTGCAGCGGATGTAAACGACGTTTCTCAACGATTAATGCGTAAAGTTACAGGTACAAATGAAAGCGTTTCCGATTATATAGAACCCACTATATTAGTGGCCCATGATCTAACACCTTCAGATACAGCAAAATTGAATGCAGAATTCACACGTGGATTTATCACGGAAAAGGGTGGTAAAACTTCGCACTCTGCCATTTTCGCACGCTCATTGCAAATTCCGGCTATCGTCGGTGCTACTGGCATCATATCTGAAGTGCAAAATGGTGATATCGCGATTATGAATGGTGAGACAGGGGAAATTTTCATTAACCCAACGGCCGAGCAACTTGAACATTATGAGGCGCTTAGCAAAGCACAACTTGAAAAACGCCAAGGTTTACAGGCTTTATTGCACGAAAATACAGTAACGAAAGATGGGCATCATGTCGAACTTGCTGCAAATATTGGGAGCTTAGACGATGCTAAGAAAGCACTTGAGCAAGGTGCAGAAGGCGTTGGCTTATTTCGAACAGAATTTCTGTATTTAGAGCGAGACACTGCGCCTACTGAACAAGAACAGTTCGAAATTTATCGTGATGTTTTAACTGTTATGGGTGAACGCCCAGTCGTGGTACGCACACTTGATATCGGTGGCGACAAAGCGATCCCTTATTTAAATATGCCAAAAGAGGACAATCCATTTTTAGGCTTACGTGCAATTCGTTTATGCTTCGCAAACGAAGAACTATTCCGTACACAGCTTCGAGCATTACTACGTGCGAGTAGCTTTGGTAACTTAAAAATTATGTTTCCGATGATTTCGTCGATCGATGAATTCCGACAAGCTAGGCAGTGGCTGGATGAGGAAAAAGAAGCATTAATTGAACAGGATGTAGAAGTAAGTGACTTCGAAATCGGCATCATGGTTGAAATTCCGAGTGCAGCAATTTTATCACCTGTTTTTGCTAAAGAAGTTGACTTCTTCTCAATCGGCACAAATGACTTAATCCAATACACATTGGCAGCTGATCGAATGAATGAAACCATTTCACATTTATATGAACCATTCCACCCTGCAATTGTATCGCTTGTGAAACTTGTAATTGATAGCGCCCATGCACAGGGGAAATGGGTTGGCATGTGCGGTGAAATGGCCGGAGACTTTGCCGCGATTCCTTTACTTGTAGCACTTGGTCTCGATGAATTTTCAATGAGTGCCCCATCGGTTTTAGCTGCGCGCAAGCAAATTAACAGTTTATCGAAGGATGCGCTACAAGAAAAATTACAGCAAACATACCAGCAATCTACCGCAGAAGGCATACGCGCTATTTGGCATTAA
- a CDS encoding HPr family phosphocarrier protein, producing MSQKTFTIKSNEGLHARPASALVKVASGFSSEIYLQYGEKNVNLKSILGVMSLGVPAGGNITITATGSDEEVALQQLDAILTEQGLI from the coding sequence ATGTCACAAAAAACATTTACAATCAAAAGCAACGAAGGTTTACACGCACGTCCAGCTAGTGCATTGGTAAAGGTTGCATCCGGTTTCTCTTCTGAAATTTACTTACAATACGGTGAGAAAAACGTGAACTTAAAATCAATTTTAGGCGTTATGTCACTTGGCGTACCAGCAGGCGGAAATATTACAATTACAGCAACTGGTTCTGATGAAGAAGTAGCTCTACAACAATTAGACGCAATTTTAACAGAGCAAGGACTGATTTAA
- a CDS encoding DeoR/GlpR family DNA-binding transcription regulator, translated as MNTIIFTERQQQILAYLRQYGTATLQQLVDFTHSSESSIRRDLTELDKKQFIDRFHGGATLRNPMLGEKSLLEKSVESLAEKQQIMQLAAQHIRYGECIYLDAGSTILHLIPHIANKQVKVVTNGLMHVPLLIEQNIETVIIGGQVKAKTQAIIGSKAISQLQEYYFDRAFIGANGFSEVQGYTTADLEEATLKQLAIKQSKQAYVVADRSKFGLSQFAKFGDLQEAILITAGLTDEEYDYIDRKTEVLRA; from the coding sequence GTGAATACGATTATTTTTACAGAACGTCAACAGCAAATTTTAGCGTATTTGCGGCAATATGGTACAGCTACCTTACAACAACTTGTTGATTTTACTCATTCATCGGAATCATCAATACGTCGTGACTTAACTGAGCTTGATAAGAAGCAATTCATTGATCGTTTTCACGGGGGAGCTACTTTGCGAAACCCGATGCTTGGTGAAAAAAGCTTACTTGAGAAGTCTGTTGAATCGCTAGCTGAAAAACAGCAAATTATGCAGCTTGCAGCACAGCATATTCGTTACGGTGAATGTATTTATTTAGATGCAGGTTCTACGATATTACATCTTATACCTCATATCGCGAATAAACAGGTTAAAGTTGTGACTAATGGTTTAATGCATGTGCCACTTTTAATCGAACAAAATATTGAAACCGTTATCATTGGCGGTCAGGTGAAGGCGAAAACGCAAGCTATCATTGGATCTAAGGCAATTTCTCAGCTTCAAGAATATTATTTTGACCGGGCCTTTATTGGAGCTAATGGATTTTCAGAGGTGCAAGGCTATACAACAGCAGACTTAGAGGAAGCGACATTAAAGCAACTCGCGATTAAGCAGTCAAAGCAGGCGTATGTTGTTGCCGATCGCTCGAAATTTGGACTGAGCCAATTTGCGAAATTTGGAGATTTACAGGAAGCGATTTTAATTACAGCAGGATTAACAGATGAAGAATACGATTACATCGATAGAAAAACGGAGGTGTTACGCGCATGA
- the pfkB gene encoding 1-phosphofructokinase, whose product MIYTCTFAPAIDYTPYVDQFETGKLNRTTEVNFLPGGKGINVARVLSRLQSEATALGFVGGFTGAYLKQILQEQNIRTDFIETNEITRINVKIKSDVETELNGPSPTITSDMYAQLLKKVELLEENDWFVLSGTVPAGFDLTALLNVLSSKGIQLVADIAGQVLHEIVPYRPVLVKPNLEELGDLFNTTLLTVDEAIPYAKQLIELGVHHVIVSLGGDGALLVSAEDVYYAAAPRGKVVNTVGAGDSVVAATIAMYCKTGDWQQAFRHGVAAGSATAFQLDLCKQQDVLALVKQVIVKKL is encoded by the coding sequence ATGATTTATACTTGTACGTTTGCACCAGCTATTGATTACACACCTTATGTCGATCAATTCGAAACAGGGAAATTAAATCGAACAACTGAAGTGAATTTTTTACCGGGCGGCAAGGGCATTAATGTTGCACGTGTATTAAGTAGACTTCAAAGTGAAGCAACGGCATTGGGCTTTGTTGGAGGTTTTACAGGTGCTTACTTAAAGCAAATTTTGCAGGAGCAGAACATTAGGACCGATTTCATAGAGACAAATGAAATTACGCGTATCAATGTGAAAATTAAATCGGATGTAGAGACCGAGCTTAATGGTCCTTCACCAACAATTACTAGTGACATGTACGCGCAATTATTGAAGAAGGTAGAGTTATTAGAAGAAAATGACTGGTTTGTCCTATCAGGCACAGTGCCAGCTGGCTTTGATTTAACGGCGTTACTTAATGTACTTTCCAGCAAAGGTATCCAGCTTGTTGCAGATATTGCAGGTCAGGTGTTGCATGAAATCGTCCCGTATCGACCTGTATTGGTGAAGCCAAATTTAGAAGAGCTTGGCGACCTTTTTAATACTACTTTATTAACGGTAGACGAAGCGATTCCTTATGCGAAGCAGCTCATTGAATTAGGTGTACACCATGTCATCGTATCACTTGGGGGCGATGGAGCTTTATTAGTTAGTGCCGAGGATGTGTATTATGCAGCTGCACCAAGGGGCAAGGTTGTAAATACTGTAGGTGCGGGTGATTCAGTCGTAGCGGCTACAATCGCGATGTATTGTAAAACGGGGGACTGGCAGCAGGCGTTCAGGCATGGCGTTGCAGCGGGGAGTGCAACAGCCTTTCAACTAGATTTATGCAAGCAGCAAGATGTCTTAGCTCTAGTAAAACAGGTGATTGTTAAAAAACTTTAG
- a CDS encoding PTS fructose transporter subunit IIABC: protein MRITNLLTASTIKLNIQAATKDQIIEELAQVLVDAGKVSDKAVYVADLQAREAQSSTGIGEGIAIPHAKSEAVSAPAIAFGRQLAGVDYDSLDGQPAKLFFMIAANEGANNDHLETLSKLATFLMDPQFNEKMMTASSKEEILAAIEGKEGVEVAEDAPVEATTPIETTIGKRILAVTACPTGIAHTFMAAEKLQTTAAQKNVAMKVETNGSGGVKNRLTAEEIADADVIIVAADTKVEMARFNGKKVIQTKVGKAIYEVDALIDRAISGDVPVYTHEGGRDVSDEQSEGKGGFEFYKHLMNGVSNMLPFVVGGGILIALSFFWGINSSNPNDPSYNEFAAMLNTIGGGNAFFLMVPVLAGFIAMSIADRPGFAPGMVGGLLAITVTNDAGANSGFIGGLLAGFLAGYIVLGLKKVFEKLPSQLEGLKPVLFLPVFGIGLTGIAMMLVNPQLTKLYTGLTSFLEGLSGTNTILLGLLLGGMMAVDMGGPLNKAAYTFGIAMLASGNYNIMAAVMAGGMVPPLAVGLATTFFKNRFTKQEREAGKTAYVLGACFISEGAIPFAAADPVRVIPSFVLGSAIAGALTIMFDIALRAPHGGIFVMGLVDGGLGKAALYLAAILIGSAVAAVSIGLLKKKA, encoded by the coding sequence ATGCGAATTACAAACTTATTAACCGCAAGCACGATTAAATTAAACATACAAGCAGCGACAAAGGATCAAATCATTGAAGAATTAGCACAAGTACTAGTAGATGCCGGCAAAGTTAGCGACAAAGCAGTATATGTTGCGGATTTACAAGCGCGAGAAGCACAGAGTTCAACAGGTATTGGGGAAGGCATAGCCATTCCACATGCAAAGTCAGAAGCAGTTTCTGCACCAGCGATTGCATTTGGGCGCCAATTAGCAGGGGTTGATTATGATTCACTGGATGGTCAGCCAGCAAAATTGTTTTTCATGATTGCGGCAAATGAAGGTGCAAATAATGATCATTTAGAAACGTTATCAAAACTTGCAACATTTTTAATGGACCCACAATTCAACGAAAAAATGATGACAGCTTCGTCAAAAGAAGAAATTTTGGCAGCAATTGAAGGTAAAGAAGGTGTCGAGGTGGCAGAAGATGCTCCAGTAGAAGCAACGACGCCAATAGAAACTACAATAGGCAAGCGTATTTTAGCTGTAACAGCATGCCCGACAGGTATCGCACATACATTTATGGCGGCAGAAAAGCTTCAAACAACAGCAGCACAAAAAAATGTTGCAATGAAGGTGGAAACAAATGGTTCGGGCGGTGTAAAAAATCGTCTAACAGCAGAAGAAATTGCAGATGCAGACGTAATTATCGTAGCAGCCGACACAAAAGTTGAAATGGCACGTTTTAATGGTAAAAAAGTCATCCAAACAAAAGTAGGTAAAGCCATTTACGAGGTAGATGCATTAATCGACCGTGCAATTTCTGGCGATGTGCCGGTATATACGCATGAAGGTGGCAGAGACGTTTCAGATGAGCAATCAGAGGGAAAGGGCGGTTTCGAATTTTATAAACACTTGATGAATGGCGTATCGAACATGCTTCCATTTGTAGTAGGTGGCGGTATTTTAATTGCACTTTCATTCTTCTGGGGCATTAACTCATCAAATCCGAACGACCCTTCGTACAATGAATTTGCAGCAATGCTTAACACAATCGGTGGCGGTAACGCATTCTTCTTAATGGTGCCAGTATTAGCCGGATTTATCGCAATGAGTATTGCCGATCGTCCAGGTTTTGCACCTGGTATGGTTGGGGGTTTGTTGGCCATTACCGTGACAAATGATGCAGGGGCTAACTCGGGCTTTATAGGTGGTTTACTTGCTGGTTTCTTAGCAGGTTATATTGTATTGGGTCTTAAAAAGGTATTCGAAAAATTACCTTCACAGCTTGAAGGATTAAAACCAGTTTTATTTCTGCCGGTGTTTGGTATTGGATTAACAGGTATTGCGATGATGCTAGTAAACCCTCAGCTTACAAAGTTATACACGGGGCTTACTAGTTTCCTAGAAGGGTTAAGTGGTACGAATACAATTCTTCTCGGTTTATTATTAGGTGGGATGATGGCAGTTGATATGGGTGGTCCACTCAATAAAGCCGCATATACATTTGGAATTGCGATGCTGGCAAGCGGTAACTATAACATTATGGCTGCAGTAATGGCAGGCGGTATGGTCCCTCCATTAGCAGTAGGTTTAGCAACAACATTCTTTAAAAACCGTTTCACGAAGCAAGAGCGTGAGGCAGGGAAAACGGCTTATGTTCTTGGAGCATGCTTTATATCCGAGGGTGCCATTCCATTTGCGGCAGCAGACCCTGTTCGTGTGATTCCTTCATTTGTACTTGGTTCTGCAATCGCGGGGGCATTAACAATCATGTTTGACATCGCATTACGCGCGCCGCATGGTGGTATTTTCGTAATGGGTCTTGTAGACGGTGGTCTTGGGAAAGCAGCACTTTACTTAGCAGCTATTTTGATAGGTTCAGCAGTAGCAGCTGTTTCGATTGGATTACTTAAGAAAAAGGCTTAA
- a CDS encoding MFS transporter, producing MSALHINEVIDRSRFSAFHLSIIFWCFFIILMDGYDVVIYGSVIPSLIEEWGISTVTAGAIGSYSAAGTAVGAIIFGLLADKIGRKKVIIICTVMFSLFTAISPFAGGPVLFAILRVIAGLGLGGVMPNVIALSTEYAPKKIRGAIVSFIFCGYSIGAIAAALFSKSLLPTVGWKPIFWIAALPLLALPFLAKQLPESANFLLAKGKEAEVKKILGKLNPEMSFSQGVVLAKPAAKAPGSPLVKLFENKLALSTVMFWISCFSCFVLIYAMNVWLPKLMVEAGYSLSNSLLFVVALNMGAIVGTIAFGRLTDKFGFKKVMVPLYFGGALALAAVGLTNNTVLAYVLIGIIGAASIGVQNISNAFVSQFYRPEIRSTGVGAAMAFGRVGGIFAPTFVGILLTMNLSAQMNFTLLGTAALLGGIAILFVQEKHAFYRPGGAMEAESSSQSSTAEITHSV from the coding sequence ATGAGTGCTTTACATATAAACGAAGTGATTGATAGGAGTCGCTTTAGCGCCTTCCATCTCTCCATTATCTTTTGGTGCTTTTTTATTATTCTTATGGATGGATACGATGTAGTCATCTATGGATCGGTTATCCCATCTTTAATAGAAGAATGGGGGATTTCAACTGTTACTGCGGGGGCCATTGGGAGTTATTCAGCCGCTGGGACAGCAGTAGGAGCAATTATTTTTGGACTTTTAGCCGATAAAATCGGCAGAAAAAAAGTAATTATCATTTGTACCGTAATGTTTAGTCTCTTCACAGCAATATCTCCTTTTGCAGGAGGTCCTGTCCTATTTGCAATCCTTCGCGTTATTGCGGGTCTTGGACTAGGAGGCGTTATGCCGAACGTCATTGCGCTATCTACGGAGTATGCTCCTAAAAAAATTAGAGGGGCCATTGTTTCATTTATTTTCTGTGGTTATTCGATCGGGGCGATTGCAGCAGCTTTATTCAGTAAGTCTCTATTACCGACAGTGGGCTGGAAACCAATTTTCTGGATTGCCGCTCTTCCACTTTTAGCATTGCCATTTTTAGCAAAACAGCTTCCAGAATCGGCAAACTTCCTTTTAGCGAAAGGAAAAGAAGCAGAAGTAAAGAAAATCCTTGGGAAACTCAACCCTGAAATGTCATTTTCTCAAGGCGTAGTACTAGCAAAACCAGCAGCAAAAGCACCAGGCTCTCCACTTGTGAAGCTTTTTGAAAATAAATTAGCACTTAGTACGGTCATGTTTTGGATATCTTGTTTTTCTTGTTTCGTCCTTATCTACGCGATGAACGTATGGCTGCCAAAACTAATGGTTGAAGCTGGCTATAGTTTAAGTAATAGTCTTTTATTTGTTGTTGCTTTAAATATGGGAGCTATTGTAGGTACGATTGCGTTCGGGCGTTTAACGGATAAATTTGGCTTTAAAAAAGTAATGGTACCACTCTATTTCGGAGGGGCACTTGCACTAGCTGCGGTTGGATTAACAAACAACACAGTACTTGCGTATGTATTAATTGGGATTATTGGCGCAGCATCAATTGGTGTGCAAAATATTAGCAATGCCTTTGTATCACAGTTCTATCGACCAGAAATTCGTTCAACCGGTGTGGGAGCGGCCATGGCATTTGGACGAGTTGGCGGTATTTTCGCACCAACATTTGTAGGCATTCTCTTAACAATGAACCTGTCTGCTCAAATGAACTTTACACTTCTTGGCACAGCCGCTCTTTTAGGAGGAATCGCTATTTTATTTGTTCAGGAAAAACATGCTTTTTATCGCCCAGGTGGGGCTATGGAAGCAGAAAGTTCTTCTCAATCATCAACGGCTGAAATTACCCATTCCGTTTAA
- a CDS encoding flavin-dependent oxidoreductase, translating to MSTIKTAMIVGGGIGGLVTALKLHRTGISVKVFESVETIKALGVGINLLPHSVRVLTDLGLAEELEQTGLPTAELMYVNKFGQKIWQEDRGINAGYKWPQYSIHRGRLQMLLLKTVKDQLGEEAVLTGHHLTSFENEKDGVAAHFENKKTGESLGTYRADIMIAADGIHSVVRKFFYPNEGLPKYSGRILWRGITEATPYLTGRSMIMAGYQDQKFVAYPICPDTAAQGSSLVNWIAELNVETMPDRADWNKEIDKEKFAPAFKNWDFGWLNVPKIIEEAEAVYEFPMVDRDPLPQWTFGRITLLGDAAHPMYPIGSNGASQAILDADALGQVIAEQQDQDAVTTLKVYEALRREATANIVLTNRQNGPEVVMQIVEDRAPNGFANLDDIISDTELEEIAVRYKKIAGFDRETLNAK from the coding sequence TTGTCAACAATTAAAACAGCGATGATTGTCGGTGGGGGTATTGGTGGACTCGTTACAGCACTTAAACTTCACCGTACAGGCATATCTGTAAAAGTATTTGAAAGTGTAGAAACAATTAAAGCACTGGGAGTCGGCATTAATCTATTACCCCATTCGGTTCGCGTGCTAACAGACTTAGGTTTAGCAGAGGAACTAGAACAGACAGGCTTACCGACAGCCGAGTTAATGTATGTGAATAAATTTGGGCAAAAAATTTGGCAAGAAGACCGCGGCATCAACGCTGGTTACAAATGGCCACAATATTCGATTCACCGTGGACGCTTACAAATGCTCCTGTTAAAGACCGTAAAGGATCAATTAGGTGAAGAAGCCGTTTTAACAGGTCACCATTTAACATCTTTTGAAAATGAGAAGGATGGCGTCGCTGCTCATTTTGAAAATAAAAAAACAGGTGAATCATTAGGTACATATCGTGCAGATATTATGATTGCAGCAGATGGCATTCATTCCGTTGTACGAAAATTCTTCTATCCAAACGAAGGACTGCCAAAATATAGCGGACGCATCTTATGGCGTGGGATTACAGAAGCAACACCTTATTTAACAGGTCGTTCAATGATTATGGCTGGTTACCAGGACCAAAAATTTGTTGCCTACCCCATTTGTCCAGATACAGCTGCTCAAGGAAGTTCTTTAGTCAATTGGATTGCGGAATTAAATGTCGAGACAATGCCTGATCGCGCAGATTGGAACAAAGAAATTGATAAAGAGAAATTTGCGCCTGCCTTTAAAAACTGGGACTTTGGCTGGCTGAATGTACCAAAAATTATTGAAGAAGCAGAAGCTGTTTATGAATTCCCGATGGTTGACCGTGATCCACTTCCACAATGGACATTTGGACGTATCACCTTACTGGGCGATGCGGCACATCCAATGTATCCAATCGGTTCAAATGGTGCATCTCAAGCCATTTTAGATGCGGATGCCCTTGGACAAGTGATTGCGGAACAACAAGATCAAGATGCGGTGACTACATTAAAAGTATATGAAGCACTGCGACGAGAAGCAACAGCGAATATTGTTTTAACGAATCGCCAAAACGGTCCAGAAGTGGTGATGCAGATTGTAGAAGACCGTGCACCAAACGGCTTTGCTAACTTAGATGATATAATTTCAGACACAGAACTTGAAGAAATTGCAGTTCGCTATAAGAAGATTGCTGGTTTTGACCGCGAAACATTAAATGCCAAATAG
- a CDS encoding DUF3219 family protein, protein MVSKIMLDERVIQLNSYEEEKVNELYKVSVIFDVTSEEYHDIAMLLYKGTFDVKIPEREIMFRGTIYNYSTSITNLYEKDQVGQYKLTLVEEKD, encoded by the coding sequence TTGGTCAGTAAAATAATGTTAGATGAAAGAGTAATTCAATTAAATAGCTATGAAGAAGAAAAAGTAAATGAGCTCTATAAAGTCTCAGTCATTTTTGACGTGACAAGTGAAGAATATCATGACATCGCAATGTTACTTTACAAAGGAACATTTGACGTTAAGATTCCTGAAAGAGAGATAATGTTTAGAGGGACGATTTATAACTATTCCACTTCTATTACAAATTTGTATGAAAAAGATCAGGTAGGACAGTATAAATTGACGTTAGTGGAAGAAAAGGACTGA